In Mycobacterium gallinarum, a single window of DNA contains:
- a CDS encoding sensor histidine kinase: MSRARTPAAALFRRVFLINGLIFVAGTLILALSPASVSSRIKLTEIPVLVVGLAVMLTANALLLRSSLAPLLKFERTTAGATALAAQENERQRIARELHDEIGQTLTVALLMLKRAVDLAPTEIKSELAGTQEAVRASLDELRSIVRRLRPDALEDLGLTSALNALCSEFAQATGLTVVKHIASQADRLPADVELVCYRVAQESLTNVARHAVAHKVWLDMHTTADQLTLRIADDGRGGVADEGAGINGMRERAVLVNAALTITSVKDEGTEVRLVIPLPGRDG; this comes from the coding sequence ATGAGTCGGGCGCGCACTCCGGCGGCCGCGCTGTTTCGGCGTGTCTTCCTGATCAACGGACTGATCTTCGTCGCCGGGACGTTGATTTTGGCGCTGTCTCCCGCGTCGGTGTCATCGCGCATCAAGCTGACCGAGATACCGGTCCTGGTCGTCGGGCTGGCGGTGATGCTGACGGCGAATGCGCTGCTGCTGCGGTCGAGCCTGGCCCCGTTGCTGAAATTTGAGCGGACGACGGCGGGCGCGACCGCGCTGGCCGCCCAGGAGAACGAGCGTCAGCGCATTGCCCGCGAACTGCACGACGAGATCGGGCAGACCCTCACGGTCGCCTTGCTGATGCTCAAACGCGCTGTCGATCTCGCGCCGACGGAGATCAAGAGCGAACTCGCCGGGACGCAGGAGGCGGTGCGCGCCAGCCTCGACGAGCTCCGCAGCATCGTGCGTCGATTACGCCCGGACGCGCTCGAAGACCTCGGACTCACCAGTGCGCTCAACGCGCTGTGCAGTGAGTTCGCTCAGGCCACCGGCTTGACGGTGGTCAAACACATTGCCTCCCAAGCTGATCGGCTGCCTGCCGATGTGGAGTTGGTCTGCTACCGGGTCGCCCAGGAGAGCCTGACCAATGTCGCGCGGCATGCCGTCGCCCACAAGGTGTGGCTCGACATGCACACCACCGCGGATCAGCTGACACTGCGGATCGCTGACGACGGACGGGGTGGCGTCGCCGACGAGGGTGCGGGGATCAACGGGATGCGCGAGCGGGCGGTGCTGGTGAACGCGGCGCTGACGATCACCTCTGTCAAGGACGAGGGCACCGAGGTGCGCCTGGTGATTCCGCTGCCGGGGCGGGACGGCTGA
- a CDS encoding response regulator produces MLASPARILLADDHALVRSGLRMIIDAEPDLTVVAEAADGSEALDVLDRTPADLAILDIAMPRMTGLQAAREMNRRHPHVRILILSMYDNEQYFFEALKAGASGYVLKSVADRDLLEACRATLRGEPFLYAGAVTALIRDYLHRARQGDALPDTILTPREEEVLKLIAEGLSTREIATTLSISAKTVDRHRTNTLAKLGLQDRVALTRYAIRAGLIEP; encoded by the coding sequence ATGCTCGCCTCTCCCGCGCGGATTCTGCTCGCCGACGACCACGCCCTGGTGCGCAGCGGGCTGCGGATGATCATCGATGCGGAGCCCGATCTCACCGTGGTGGCAGAGGCGGCTGACGGCAGCGAAGCCCTCGACGTGCTCGACCGCACACCGGCCGACCTGGCGATCCTCGATATCGCGATGCCGCGCATGACGGGTCTGCAGGCAGCGAGGGAGATGAATCGCAGGCATCCGCATGTGCGGATCCTGATCCTGTCGATGTATGACAACGAGCAGTACTTCTTCGAGGCCCTGAAAGCCGGCGCCTCGGGATATGTGCTGAAGTCGGTCGCGGACCGCGACCTGCTGGAGGCATGCCGCGCGACGCTGCGCGGTGAGCCGTTTCTGTACGCGGGCGCAGTGACTGCGCTGATCCGGGACTATCTGCACCGGGCGCGGCAGGGCGACGCGCTGCCCGACACCATCCTCACGCCGCGCGAGGAGGAGGTGCTCAAGCTGATCGCCGAGGGCTTGTCGACCCGCGAGATCGCGACCACGTTGAGTATCAGCGCCAAGACCGTCGACCGTCACCGGACCAACACGCTGGCCAAACTCGGGCTGCAGGACCGGGTCGCGTTGACGCGCTATGCAATTCGCGCAGGACTGATCGAGCCCTGA
- a CDS encoding DUF1707 domain-containing protein translates to MTAPLTIRAGDREREQTSNLLGQALAQGYLVLDEYETRLQATFAAHTTAELHELVADLPLDRIRRNDPARRQARQKAARRGVQIHLAAYLAMVVIVLTVWLAVGLTAGAWYFWPIWPILGAGIGVIGHAVPIRFAVPPGGCAARQGSISPARIA, encoded by the coding sequence ATGACCGCGCCATTGACGATTCGAGCCGGCGATCGCGAGCGTGAACAGACTTCCAACCTGCTGGGCCAAGCCCTTGCGCAGGGCTATTTGGTACTGGACGAGTACGAGACGCGCCTGCAGGCCACATTCGCCGCTCACACCACCGCGGAACTACACGAACTCGTCGCAGACCTGCCGCTGGACCGCATCCGGCGCAACGACCCGGCGCGCAGGCAGGCTCGCCAGAAGGCGGCCAGGCGCGGCGTGCAGATCCACCTCGCGGCCTACCTCGCGATGGTCGTCATCGTGCTGACGGTGTGGCTGGCCGTCGGTCTCACCGCGGGCGCCTGGTACTTCTGGCCGATCTGGCCGATCCTCGGTGCCGGCATCGGCGTCATCGGACACGCGGTGCCGATCCGGTTCGCGGTCCCCCCCGGTGGATGTGCGGCGCGTCAGGGCTCGATCAGTCCTGCGCGAATTGCATAG
- a CDS encoding methyltransferase domain-containing protein yields MAVDEAKLNEFLGKAVGDLGAAMSATLMLVGDRLGLYRELAKGALTSSQLAQRTGTDERYIREWLGNQGAGGYVEYDPASDEWSMSPEQALCLTDPNGPVDMPGAYNIVEATFHALEHTLENFRSGRGMEWGDHHPCLFEGTERFFRAGYNANLIGSWLPALDGVVEKLESGAKVADVGCGHGASTILMAMSFPESEFVGYDYHDESITVATEKAAAAGVTNARFEVADAVGYQDKSFDLIAFFDCLHDMADPVNVSRHAREAINDDGTVMLVEPFANDRVADNLNPVGRVMYGASTQICVPVSLARKGPALGAQAGEARLREVVVDGGGFTRFRRATETPFNLVLEARP; encoded by the coding sequence ATGGCTGTCGACGAAGCGAAGTTGAACGAATTTCTCGGTAAGGCGGTGGGCGACCTCGGGGCCGCGATGAGTGCGACGCTGATGCTCGTCGGCGATCGACTCGGGCTGTATCGCGAGCTGGCGAAAGGCGCACTGACGTCGTCCCAGCTGGCGCAACGCACAGGAACCGACGAGCGCTATATCCGAGAATGGCTCGGGAATCAGGGCGCGGGCGGATACGTGGAGTACGACCCCGCATCCGACGAGTGGTCGATGAGTCCAGAGCAGGCGTTGTGCCTGACCGATCCGAACGGACCGGTCGACATGCCCGGCGCGTACAACATCGTCGAGGCGACCTTCCACGCCCTCGAGCACACGCTCGAGAACTTCAGGTCTGGCCGCGGTATGGAGTGGGGAGATCATCACCCCTGCCTGTTCGAGGGAACGGAGCGCTTTTTTCGCGCTGGCTACAACGCGAACCTGATCGGCTCGTGGCTGCCGGCGCTCGACGGCGTCGTCGAAAAACTGGAGAGCGGGGCCAAGGTCGCCGATGTCGGATGCGGCCACGGTGCCAGCACCATCCTGATGGCGATGTCCTTCCCCGAATCGGAGTTCGTCGGCTACGACTATCACGACGAGTCGATCACGGTCGCCACCGAGAAGGCCGCTGCCGCAGGGGTTACGAACGCGCGTTTCGAAGTCGCCGATGCCGTCGGCTACCAGGACAAGAGCTTCGACCTCATCGCGTTCTTCGACTGCCTCCACGACATGGCCGATCCGGTCAATGTGTCGCGCCATGCGCGCGAGGCGATCAACGACGACGGCACCGTGATGCTCGTCGAGCCGTTCGCGAATGACCGGGTGGCCGACAATCTGAATCCGGTGGGTCGCGTGATGTACGGCGCGTCCACCCAGATCTGTGTCCCGGTTTCGCTGGCCCGGAAAGGTCCGGCGCTGGGCGCCCAGGCAGGTGAAGCGCGGCTACGCGAAGTCGTGGTCGACGGTGGCGGGTTCACCCGTTTCCGCCGGGCCACCGAGACTCCGTTCAACCTCGTGCTCGAGGCTCGGCCCTAG